Below is a genomic region from Gemmatimonadota bacterium.
TTTGCGCAGCCGACCTGGCCTCGGCGAATCGCGCGAATCGCCGGCATCCCTGTGCGGTGAACAGCGCAAATTGTGCCTGCTGGCGAGCTGTCAGTCGCTCGCCAGCGAGCTCGGCACGGAGTACGTCGAAGGCGGCGGCGTCTTCGTGATGTGCAGCGAGAAAGAACAGATTGAGCGTCGCATGACGTCTGACGTGTCTCTCGGGCGCAGCTTTCTGCACGACGCGAAGCGCGGCGGATGCAACCGCGGGAAGTCCGTAGTCGCTTAGGAAGGATGCGAGATCGACGAGCGTCTGGTACTTGAGCTCATCGTCGTCCTCGAGCGTGTCGAGGATACCGAACGCGAGCGAGATCGCCTGCTCGTATTCACCGCTCATGTTCGCGACCCCCGCGAGCGCAAGCGTGACTCTCGGAACGACCGATGGATACGATCGTCGCGCCTGCCTGGCAATGCCAGTGAGACGCAGCCGAGCCGCCTGCAGATTGCCGCGGCTCCAGAGCAGGTTCGCCTCGCCGATCTGCGCGCGGAACGCGATGGACAGGTCGCCCGCTTCCCTGCCAAGCTGGGATGCGCGGCGGTACGCTATCTGTGCCATCTCCCAGTCGGCGCACATACGGTACGCGCGTCCCATCATCAGACGCGACTCCGCCGCGAGCCACGTTTCGCCGTCGAGCTCGGTATCCATGCCCGCGAGTGCGAATACCTTTGCGGCCATCGCCCACTCGCCCTCACTGCCAAGCGCCTGTCCGTACATGAGAAGTGAAGTGTAGGTCGCCTTTCTTCCCACGCGGACCGGTCCCGCGCTCTCCCAGAACTGAAGTGCGCAGGCCATCGCTTCGAGCGCTGTGCGCACGTTCGGTGCAGCGTCGATCCCTGCGATATCAGATTCGATCCTGTGGAGAGTATCGCGCTGGAATGAGCTCAGGCCGTTAGTCTTGACGCTATCGTAAATCTGCAGGATGGCGAATCCTGCGGCAGTGCGCGCGAATTCTGCATCCGATCGCGTTGTTGCGAGATACTGGAGGAAGGAGGTGTCGGTCATGGTTTGGTTGTCGGTTCGCCGGACGCCTTGAGGCGTACGTGTCGGGGGCGAGGTCTGCCGTGGATGAGTGTCAGCGACGGCTTGGCTTCTTCCGGGGGATTGCGTGGAGTGCTGGACCTCTGACGTGTCTTGCGTTCCGTCAGGCGCAGTGCGAGTACATCCGCCGCCTCGGCGACTCTGAGCGGTCGAGTGCGAAGTTTGCCGGTCGTGGTGTCGAGCAGCAGCGTGAACTGTGCGTCCATCGTTCGATGCGACTTGTATCCAAGCAGCGACGCAATGGTCGTGAACGGGATGCGAGATCTGGTGATGGCCCTGTATGCTGACGTGAGGTGCGTCGCTTCGACCATTCTTCTCGTCGACACGAAGCCGGCTTCGGCGATATAGCGATCCATGGTGCGCCGCGGCAGCGATACTGCTGCCGACAGCGCGTCGGGCGAATCGGGTCCATCGCCGGTGCGGAACATCGCGACCAGTCTCTCACGGATCGCAGCTGGGAGGAGATTGAGGTTGCCATCCAGTCTCGACAGGAGCGCGGCGCAGAACTCTGCGTCAGGCGTGAGAAGGACAGCGCGTTCCAGCAACGAGCGCTCGTTTGCAGTACCGCGGAAGACGAAGCGGGCGGGAGTCCGTTGCGCCAGGATCACGGAGCTTTCGAGCGCAGCCGTGCTCACGGAGCTGAAGGCGACGACGGGCCGGGGAAATTGCGCGATGCTTGCTGCTATCGACTGCGCGATGCCCGGAGTGACGAGTGCCGGATCCAGTACCAGGCAGTCGTCACTCGGAAGCGCCAGCGCGGCGAGGAGCTGGCGCGTGTCTGGAATGGACTCGACGACACCGTGTCCACCGACGGCTGCGTACACGTAGCCCATCCCCTGTGGTGCCAGAAATGCGATGTATCTCAATTCGGCCCCGTTGATGCAACTGCTGTCCGCGACATGGAACTCCTTCCCGAGCGACGAGAACCTTCAATAAGGTAGCGTCCGCCGGGTGCCGGGGAAATGCGATTTCCGGCCAACCACTGCGATTTCCGGCCAAACCGGAAATCGGGGCAGATTGGTCCGGATTTGACCCAGCGCCGACAGGCATTTGAGGACTTGCCGGCGCCGGATCAGGGTACGGTTCCCCCTATGGGAGCGCGACCTTCACGATGGTGGCAGACTGGGAAGTGCTGTCGGTACCGCAGTGATCCCAGCCCTGGGTTCCACCGCCGCTGCACAGGGCGTTGGAGCGGGGGGCTGTGGGTTCTGCGCAAGCGACAGCGAGCGCTGCTAGGGCTGCACCAAGGATGGCGATGTATCTGGTGGTACTGCGCACATTATCTCCGGCAAGGGGGTTGAGCAGGGAGATTACAGGGAGTTTTCACAGTGCGAAATGCGCGTTTGCGCCATTTAGCTGCGCTTTTGTGCGGGTCGCCACAATTGGCCGGAAATCGCAGTCCGTGGCCGGAATGCGCACTTGTCCGATCGCTGTCGGCGAGCAAATGTATGAGGTATGGCTGCGCTATGCGGAATCAACCGGGTAACGGCATGTGGCATCGCTCGAACAATGAACTCAGCCAAGCGCCTTAAAAAATGGGCGGCGTCACATGCCAATCCCCGCCTTCCAGGCCGGATCCTCACCACTTTCCATCAGCATCGTACACGATAAGTCATGCTCGACTCAGTTGTTACGTTTGATGTCGCCTCCCGGGTACGCGAGCTCGAGCTATCGATCGCTCGGCGCGTTCGGCAGGAGCTGCGGCCCTACATTCGCGACGAGGCGCAACTGGAGCGCGCCACGAGTGAAGTCCTGATGATCAGCAGGGACTACGCTGGATCCTTCCATGCGATCAATGATCGGGCGCGCATAAGGCGGGAGCGGGACGCGGAGTAGACTGCCACACGGAACGGGTGGTCCACCGCCGGCCGAGGCTGTGCCCGAGCGGGTTCCTGCGCCGGTGTATCCTGCGCACTGACTGTGTCATTGGCGATCCACACGTGAATCCGTGATCATGTTCAATCGAATTCCAATTGCAGCACTCATCGCCGGCTGCTTCATGATCGCGTGGGCACCGGCGACTGTCGATGCGCGCAACACGCCGGCACGAAGCGGCGTCGCAGCTCGATCTGCGAGCGCTGACAGCACGGTCGTCGTGATGCTTGGCGTCGGAATGCCGAGGCCCGATCCGGATGCCTCCGGTCCAGCGACTGCGGTCCTCGTTGGCTCCCGTGTTTTTCTCTTCGACGCCGGTCCGGGAATCATGCGGAGGATGGCAGCAGCGCACCTTCCGATTAATGGTGTAACGGCGCTGTTCATCACCCATCTGCACAGCGATCATACGCTCGGACTGCCGGACCTGATCTTCACGTCATGGGTGATGGGGCGAAGGAACGCACTCGAAGCTTACGGGCCGCACGGATTGCAGGAGATGACCACGCACATTCTGGAAGCGTGGAAGGTCGACGAAGATGTTCGCACCAATGGACTGGAGCACGAACCGGCCAGTGGCTACGCGGTGAACGTGCACGAGATCCAGCCGGGTGTCGTTTACGACAGCGGTGGCGTGCGCATCACGGCGATCCCGGTACTGCACGGTAGTCTAAAGGAAGCGTACGCATATCGGATCGACACGCCCACGCGCTCGGTAGTGATTTCGGGTGACACGCGACCGTCGGACGCACTGATTGCTGCTTCGCGAGACGTGGATGTGCTGGTGCATGAAGTGTATTCGGCGGCGAAGCTCGCGCCCGAGAAGCGGCCCGGGGGTGACGACTGGCCGCGCTACATGCACGAGTTCCACACGTCCGACGTGGAGCTCGGGAAGATCGCCGCGGAGGCGGAGCCCAAGCTGCTGGTGCTCACCCACATCATAAGAATGGGAAGCAGCGACGAGGATCTGATTCGCGCGATACGCGCTGGCGGATTCGGTGGCAGGATCGTCGTCGGCCGGGATCTGGCACGGTACTAGAGTCGGTCAAAGGTACCGGGGCGTCGTGCTCGACGCCCGTGGTGTGGGCTGCCTGCAGGGCGTGCATCGCCTTGCTGTTTCAATGCGGAACAGGCACCGACGGGGCTCTCCGCACCGGGTTTTGCAATTACTGCGAAAGAAATAATACGCGCTGTCCAGTCCCAGCGTTGTAATTCTTAATGCACGTCGACGGCGGGGGGGTTGGATTCGGAATAGTAAATATTTTATCCGATCTTGACACCCAGAGGCCCACCTTTATGTTCGCTTGAGATCGCTGGCCAGTCCATCCGCGCATGGCCAGCACAGTACAGCGACCCAATGAAGATGAAGCGCCTCGCACTGTTGTTTCTGTCTCTCGTTACCGCGGGTCTTGCGCCCGCGCAGAATGCGCCTCGAGAGCGTGACGTACTCGTAACTGGCGGCTGGCTGTTCGCATCGACAGGTAACCAGCGAGTTCGCAACCCCGGCATTCTCATTCGCGCGGGCAAGTTCCTGCGCGTCGGCGGTGACCTCTCGATAGCCGGTGCTGACGCCGAGCGCGTTCAGCTGGCAGATACGGAAACGGTGATTCCCGGCCTTTTCGATCTGCACGCGCACTACGCGATGGATCTGTTCAACGCGGGGCGCAAGGACGAGACGACTGCGTATCCATCGCTCTTTCTCGCCAACGGTGTGACATCAACGTGGCCCGCGGGCGAGATGAAGCCGGACTCGATGATGGCGCTGCGCATCAGGATCGATCGTGGATTGGAGCCGGGCCCTCGGCTGCTGAATTCAGGACCGTACTTCGGGACCGCGCGGCCCGGTTGGGACAGCAACATATCGGTCGACTCGATCTACTCCGAGGTGGATTACTGGGCCGAGCACGGAGTGCGCGGATTCAAGGCAAAAGGGATAAAGCCCTATCAGCTACGCGCGCTGATCGAGCGTGCGCATCAGCATGGGCTTACGGTGACTGGCCACCTTGATTCCGGATTCGGTGAGTCGGTCAATCCGCGCGACGCGATCCTGATGGGAATCGATCGCATCGAGCACTTCATGGGCGGCGACGCGTTCACGCCGGATCGCTCCGCGTACGCGTCGTACGAGCACATGACCTTCGACACGCCTGCGTTCAAGCGGATCGCCGCGCTGTACAAGACGCAACACGTCTATTTCGACGCGACGTTGAGTGCGTACGGTTACTACGGCAAGAAGGATCCCGTAGTCTACACCTACTACACGGATGAAGAGCGCTTCCTCACGCCGTACATGCGCTCCGTGATTGCCGCGCGGCCGCCACGCCCGGTGAATCAGCAGTTCGAGAACATCTACTGGACCAAGCGCAAGGAAGTGAAGGCGTTCTACGACGCGGGCGGCGGCGATCTCATCACGCTCGGCACCGATCATCCGAGCTGGGGAGAATTCTTTACGCCGTTCGCGGTGAACAGGGAATTGCTGTCGCTCTCGCTGTCGGGCATTCCGAACGCGGCCGTGCTGCGCATCGCGACCATCAACAGTGCGCGCGCGATTGGGCTTGGCGACAGACTTGGATCGATCGAAGCGGGGAAATGGGCTGATCTGGTGGTCGTGCGCGGGGATCCGCTGGCCGACATTCGCCGAGTCAGATTGCCGCGACTGGTGATCAAAGCCGGGAAGATTTACGACCCGCAAGCGTTGATGAAGTCGGTAGAGGGAAAGATCGGACCGGCGAGTGCCGCCGATACCGCCGTCTGGGCACCAACCCCACGCCAACCACGCCGCCCTGGACGCTGAGGGCAGTCGATTCAACCAGGGCAGTTACAACATGAGATTCATCGCTCGATCCGTAGCCGTCGCGGCCGTCATGGTCGCGACCACTGCGGTGTCGCTCACAGCGCAAC
It encodes:
- a CDS encoding MBL fold metallo-hydrolase, which produces MFNRIPIAALIAGCFMIAWAPATVDARNTPARSGVAARSASADSTVVVMLGVGMPRPDPDASGPATAVLVGSRVFLFDAGPGIMRRMAAAHLPINGVTALFITHLHSDHTLGLPDLIFTSWVMGRRNALEAYGPHGLQEMTTHILEAWKVDEDVRTNGLEHEPASGYAVNVHEIQPGVVYDSGGVRITAIPVLHGSLKEAYAYRIDTPTRSVVISGDTRPSDALIAASRDVDVLVHEVYSAAKLAPEKRPGGDDWPRYMHEFHTSDVELGKIAAEAEPKLLVLTHIIRMGSSDEDLIRAIRAGGFGGRIVVGRDLARY
- a CDS encoding amidohydrolase family protein, with the protein product MKMKRLALLFLSLVTAGLAPAQNAPRERDVLVTGGWLFASTGNQRVRNPGILIRAGKFLRVGGDLSIAGADAERVQLADTETVIPGLFDLHAHYAMDLFNAGRKDETTAYPSLFLANGVTSTWPAGEMKPDSMMALRIRIDRGLEPGPRLLNSGPYFGTARPGWDSNISVDSIYSEVDYWAEHGVRGFKAKGIKPYQLRALIERAHQHGLTVTGHLDSGFGESVNPRDAILMGIDRIEHFMGGDAFTPDRSAYASYEHMTFDTPAFKRIAALYKTQHVYFDATLSAYGYYGKKDPVVYTYYTDEERFLTPYMRSVIAARPPRPVNQQFENIYWTKRKEVKAFYDAGGGDLITLGTDHPSWGEFFTPFAVNRELLSLSLSGIPNAAVLRIATINSARAIGLGDRLGSIEAGKWADLVVVRGDPLADIRRVRLPRLVIKAGKIYDPQALMKSVEGKIGPASAADTAVWAPTPRQPRRPGR